A stretch of Ferribacterium limneticum DNA encodes these proteins:
- a CDS encoding MFS transporter codes for MKSLTPEQMRRRWFALGIVALAYILSFFLRFAPAGIAQDLAASFETSAASLGILAATYFYVYTLMQVPTGILVDTLGPRRILALGGLIGGAGSFLFGFAPSLELALVGRTLIGLGVSVTFIAMLKLVAVWFEESRFATMVGICMLIGNLGSVLAGAPLSALAQATGWRGVFIGVGFASLVLGALCWLIVRDAPEAGTAAPKPRFDRTVVLSGLWSVIKNRNTWPAVAVNTGMSGAFFTFAGLWAMPYLMQVHGLARSVAATHLSLWFGGFAIGCLFIGGLSDRLGRRKPVLIVASHLYGAIWLIWLSCATMPLMLSYVLFALMGLTTAGFSLTWACSKEVNPPMLSGMSTSVANMGGFLASALLQPLVGWIMDLGWKGEMVSGARFYDVETWRYGVLVVTVCAILGAASCWWIRETRCRNIWQASPGG; via the coding sequence ATGAAATCCCTGACCCCGGAACAGATGCGCCGTCGCTGGTTTGCCCTCGGCATCGTGGCGCTGGCTTACATCCTGTCCTTCTTCCTGCGTTTCGCGCCGGCCGGGATCGCTCAGGATCTGGCGGCCTCTTTCGAGACTTCAGCGGCCTCGCTCGGCATCCTGGCCGCGACCTATTTTTACGTTTATACGCTGATGCAGGTGCCGACCGGCATCCTGGTCGACACCCTCGGGCCGCGGCGTATCCTGGCCTTGGGCGGATTGATCGGCGGTGCCGGCAGCTTCCTGTTCGGATTCGCGCCCAGCCTTGAGCTGGCGCTGGTCGGCCGCACGCTGATCGGGCTGGGCGTGTCGGTCACCTTCATTGCCATGCTCAAGCTGGTGGCCGTCTGGTTCGAGGAAAGCCGCTTCGCCACCATGGTTGGCATTTGCATGCTGATCGGCAATCTCGGTTCAGTGCTGGCCGGTGCACCGCTCTCGGCGCTGGCCCAGGCGACCGGCTGGCGCGGGGTATTCATCGGTGTCGGTTTTGCTTCGCTGGTTCTGGGCGCCTTGTGCTGGCTGATTGTCCGTGACGCGCCGGAAGCCGGGACGGCAGCCCCCAAGCCGCGCTTCGACCGGACGGTGGTGCTCTCCGGCTTGTGGTCCGTGATCAAGAACCGGAATACCTGGCCGGCCGTGGCAGTCAATACCGGCATGTCCGGCGCCTTTTTTACCTTCGCCGGCTTGTGGGCGATGCCTTACCTGATGCAGGTGCATGGCCTGGCGCGTTCTGTCGCGGCAACGCATTTGTCGCTGTGGTTTGGCGGCTTTGCCATCGGCTGCCTGTTCATCGGCGGTTTGTCCGATCGTCTGGGCCGGCGCAAACCGGTGCTGATCGTCGCCTCGCACCTCTATGGCGCAATCTGGCTGATCTGGCTGTCCTGCGCGACGATGCCGCTCATGCTGTCGTATGTGCTTTTTGCCCTGATGGGGCTGACGACCGCAGGATTCAGTCTGACCTGGGCCTGCTCCAAGGAAGTGAATCCGCCCATGCTGTCCGGCATGTCGACCAGCGTCGCCAACATGGGGGGCTTTTTGGCCAGCGCGCTGTTGCAACCCCTGGTCGGCTGGATCATGGATCTTGGCTGGAAGGGGGAGATGGTCAGCGGCGCCCGTTTCTACGATGTGGAAACCTGGCGTTACGGCGTCCTGGTGGTCACCGTCTGCGCAATTCTTGGCGCCGCATCCTGCTGGTGGATCAGGGAAACGCGCTGCCGGAATATCTGGCAGGCCAGCCCGGGTGGCTGA
- a CDS encoding efflux RND transporter periplasmic adaptor subunit, which yields MSANILRPLVLGLFFASTAAFAVDPLPVVVVQPHAVDLTFPAESLVEAVQQATVGAQVAGRVLEVKADAGKSVKKGDVLMRIDAREAAEAARAAEAQYANAKVNYERTKSLVAQKFMSGSALDKARADFDAAAANRSAAGASQSHATIVAPITGIVARRHAELGDMAMPGVPLFTIYQPGSLRVTASIPQHRLKEMRGVKTARVEFPELGKWVDSNTVQLLPTADAATHVSQVRVSLPEMPDAMPGMFARVHFVTGQAEKLTVPVTAVLRRGEVAAVYVQMADNRLSLRQLRLGDAVGRGEVEVLAGLANGDKVVTDPVKAAIQLKSGK from the coding sequence ATGAGTGCAAACATTCTTCGTCCTTTGGTTCTCGGCCTGTTTTTCGCGTCGACCGCAGCTTTTGCCGTCGATCCGCTGCCGGTCGTCGTTGTCCAGCCGCATGCGGTCGATCTGACCTTTCCTGCCGAGTCCTTGGTTGAAGCTGTCCAGCAGGCGACGGTGGGCGCCCAGGTAGCTGGTCGGGTGCTGGAAGTGAAGGCCGACGCTGGAAAATCCGTGAAGAAAGGCGATGTGCTGATGCGCATCGATGCCCGCGAAGCGGCCGAGGCAGCGCGGGCGGCCGAGGCGCAGTATGCCAACGCCAAAGTCAATTACGAGCGGACGAAAAGCCTGGTTGCCCAGAAATTCATGAGTGGCTCCGCCCTCGACAAGGCCAGGGCGGATTTCGATGCCGCTGCGGCCAATCGTTCGGCCGCCGGTGCCAGCCAGAGCCACGCCACCATCGTCGCGCCGATCACCGGCATCGTCGCCCGCCGCCATGCCGAACTGGGCGATATGGCGATGCCTGGCGTGCCGCTGTTCACCATCTACCAACCGGGCAGTCTGCGGGTGACGGCGAGCATTCCACAGCATCGCCTGAAGGAAATGCGCGGGGTGAAAACGGCGCGGGTCGAATTCCCAGAGCTGGGTAAATGGGTCGATTCGAACACCGTTCAGTTGCTGCCGACCGCCGATGCGGCCACTCATGTTTCGCAGGTGCGCGTCAGCCTGCCGGAGATGCCGGATGCGATGCCGGGCATGTTCGCACGCGTCCATTTTGTGACCGGACAAGCTGAAAAGCTGACCGTGCCGGTAACGGCCGTTTTGCGGCGTGGTGAAGTGGCGGCCGTCTATGTGCAGATGGCCGATAATCGCCTGAGCCTGCGTCAGTTGCGTCTGGGCGATGCCGTCGGGCGCGGCGAGGTCGAGGTGCTGGCCGGGCTGGCCAATGGCGACAAGGTGGTCACCGATCCGGTCAAGGCCGCCATTCAGCTCAAGTCGGGCAAGTAG